Proteins from a genomic interval of Chroococcidiopsis thermalis PCC 7203:
- a CDS encoding NADH-quinone oxidoreductase subunit M, translating into MLSALIWIPVVGAACIGFIPMKGDRARSLALAIATGIIIWTLVLLSQFDISLAGMQFSELLPWIDTLGLSYSLGADGLSIPLVALAGVLTWIAIYSSSENITRPRLYYALLLLIYAGVVGGFLAQNLLLFVLFYEVELIPFYLLIAIWGGTAKRGYAAMKFLIYTAVSGILILAGFLGITWLTGSSSFDYNAIATQGLPLQAQLILLTILLVGFGIKIPLVPLHTWLPDAYTEASPPVAIMLGGILAKLGTYGIIRFGLGLFPETWAIVAPGLAIIGAISAVYGAVTAIAQKDIKRMVAYSSIGHMGYVMLAAAAATELSTVGAVAQMVAHGLILAILFNLIGVIETKVGTRELDVLNGLMSPIRGLPYISALLVMGGMASAGIPGMTGFIAEFLVLQGSYARFPLPTLVCVICTGLTAVYFVILLNRTCFGKLDNKTAYYPVVTWSEKIPALVLTVLILFLGIQPTWLVRWSETTTTAMVASVRVNTTQQIAIKN; encoded by the coding sequence ATGCTGAGTGCTTTGATCTGGATACCTGTCGTCGGTGCTGCTTGCATTGGATTTATACCAATGAAAGGAGATCGGGCGCGATCGCTAGCTTTGGCGATCGCGACTGGTATCATTATTTGGACGCTGGTACTGCTGAGTCAATTTGACATCTCCTTAGCTGGGATGCAATTTTCCGAACTGTTGCCTTGGATTGATACCTTGGGGTTGAGCTACAGCTTAGGGGCAGATGGTTTGTCTATCCCTCTAGTCGCCTTAGCGGGGGTATTGACTTGGATTGCAATTTATAGTAGCAGCGAAAATATTACCCGTCCTCGGCTGTACTACGCTTTGTTACTGCTGATCTATGCTGGGGTGGTGGGTGGATTCCTGGCGCAAAACTTGCTGCTGTTCGTCCTATTTTACGAAGTCGAGCTAATTCCTTTCTATCTGCTGATTGCAATCTGGGGTGGAACGGCAAAGCGCGGCTACGCTGCGATGAAGTTTTTGATCTACACGGCAGTTTCAGGAATTTTGATTCTGGCTGGCTTTTTGGGTATTACTTGGCTGACAGGATCTTCTAGTTTCGATTACAACGCGATCGCCACTCAAGGATTACCCCTACAAGCGCAACTGATCCTCCTCACCATCCTCTTAGTTGGATTTGGCATCAAGATTCCTTTGGTTCCCCTACATACTTGGCTACCCGATGCTTACACGGAGGCTTCTCCACCCGTAGCAATTATGTTGGGGGGAATCCTGGCAAAGTTAGGAACTTATGGAATTATCCGATTTGGTTTAGGATTATTTCCCGAAACTTGGGCGATCGTTGCGCCTGGTTTAGCGATTATCGGGGCAATTAGCGCGGTTTACGGTGCGGTAACGGCGATCGCTCAAAAAGACATCAAGCGCATGGTTGCCTATAGTTCGATCGGACACATGGGTTATGTCATGCTGGCTGCGGCTGCTGCTACTGAGTTGAGTACGGTCGGCGCAGTAGCGCAAATGGTTGCCCACGGTCTAATTTTGGCAATTCTATTTAACTTGATTGGTGTCATTGAAACTAAAGTCGGGACTCGCGAACTTGATGTCTTGAATGGATTGATGAGTCCAATTCGCGGATTACCATACATTAGCGCCCTTCTAGTGATGGGAGGTATGGCAAGTGCGGGAATTCCGGGCATGACTGGTTTTATTGCCGAATTTTTAGTCCTGCAAGGCAGCTACGCTAGATTTCCCTTACCTACCCTCGTTTGCGTCATCTGTACGGGATTAACAGCGGTATATTTTGTGATTTTGCTCAACCGTACTTGCTTCGGCAAGCTAGACAACAAGACAGCTTACTATCCCGTCGTCACCTGGTCGGAAAAAATTCCTGCCCTCGTTCTCACAGTCTTGATCCTATTTTTGGGCATTCAACCTACTTGGTTAGTACGTTGGAGTGAAACCACTACCACTGCTATGGTTGCTTCCGTCCGCGTCAACACTACACAGCAAATTGCGATTAAAAATTAG
- a CDS encoding ERF family protein, with protein MSETLTSATATSETATHTKSQLYKKILAVQKNLQPLEKTGWNDFQKYSYTTAGDVLLPVHKACSEQGLIAIADCIESHIEPGRASVVVRLTIVDTETGESLSVSAPGYAEDYSWKDSRPTGDKAVYKAITGATKYAVRSCFCLPSDDDPERTPQRLNSRQPMNRYVVNPSKVDSVLLEQTTAELKRVGWSSTQGRLYLQDKFGKSSRQQLSQQELQQFLNHLRSLPKPEAQPILQES; from the coding sequence ATGAGCGAAACATTAACTAGCGCCACAGCAACCAGCGAAACAGCGACTCATACTAAAAGTCAGCTATATAAAAAGATTTTAGCCGTACAAAAGAATTTGCAACCTTTAGAAAAAACTGGTTGGAACGACTTTCAGAAATATAGCTACACCACTGCTGGCGATGTTCTTCTACCAGTACACAAAGCCTGTAGCGAACAAGGATTAATTGCGATCGCCGATTGTATTGAATCTCACATCGAGCCGGGACGAGCTTCAGTAGTCGTCCGCCTAACGATTGTAGATACAGAAACAGGTGAGTCTTTAAGTGTCAGCGCGCCAGGTTACGCCGAAGACTATTCGTGGAAAGATAGTCGTCCTACTGGCGATAAAGCTGTATATAAAGCAATTACAGGAGCCACAAAATACGCCGTCCGTTCTTGCTTTTGTCTCCCATCAGATGACGATCCAGAAAGGACACCACAAAGGCTCAATTCCAGACAGCCGATGAATCGATATGTCGTCAATCCTAGCAAAGTAGACTCGGTATTGCTGGAACAAACCACAGCAGAATTAAAGCGTGTCGGTTGGTCGAGTACCCAAGGACGACTATACTTACAAGATAAATTTGGCAAATCCAGCCGTCAGCAGCTCAGCCAGCAGGAACTACAACAATTTCTCAATCACCTCCGTTCCTTACCGAAACCAGAAGCCCAACCGATTCTGCAAGAAAGCTGA
- a CDS encoding CO2 hydration protein, with translation MVLAQEKATAKLPPSKHEFADIIHRLEAGGAMLPDTPENLMQIIGIYKAYAVPMDFYWRDLLYIGERVFLDPLPFFKYFIPQEYLDLHNHYAGDDADLRIWRGPATAHPELLAFMEKGETRKMPRLLHHWFHDRINMEFAEECMRAMLWHGRDMGYGKFDAYLDSDEYKANADRAIKAYFKYNPAMLGLYKLFPEMFLEQCRQASYYANLGLFWEVMAPVFFEMSDIYDEGGFKGVPDAMNFLVNGIFAIAGRPIYHHVYIRGERYEIIPKSKGFTWLYEAALPYVEAVFYRTSPFRGTKSYNAQAGQIPTEQKDFHYGVLYADKFPVGTAGIPPTLLAQDMYHFLPQYLRDYYQQHCRGEDDILVQLGITFQRSMYCVTSAVIQALRTALLYPLDDPNPKHLQANREFFEKQINRFCRPEFDMRNAARLRQIQTADYR, from the coding sequence ATGGTACTTGCTCAAGAAAAAGCTACAGCGAAACTGCCCCCATCCAAGCATGAATTTGCCGATATCATCCATCGCTTAGAAGCAGGTGGGGCGATGCTACCAGATACACCAGAAAACCTGATGCAAATTATCGGTATTTACAAGGCTTATGCCGTACCGATGGATTTCTACTGGCGCGACTTGCTTTATATTGGCGAACGAGTCTTTCTCGATCCGCTACCTTTCTTTAAATACTTCATTCCTCAAGAGTATTTAGACCTGCACAATCATTATGCAGGCGACGATGCTGATTTGCGAATTTGGCGGGGACCAGCCACAGCGCATCCCGAACTACTTGCCTTTATGGAAAAAGGTGAAACCCGCAAGATGCCTAGATTGCTGCATCACTGGTTCCACGATCGCATCAACATGGAATTTGCCGAAGAATGTATGCGGGCGATGTTGTGGCACGGTAGAGATATGGGCTACGGCAAGTTTGATGCCTATCTCGACTCGGATGAATATAAGGCAAATGCCGATCGCGCCATTAAAGCTTATTTCAAGTACAATCCAGCCATGCTGGGGCTGTATAAGTTATTTCCAGAAATGTTCTTAGAACAGTGCCGTCAGGCTTCTTATTACGCCAACCTGGGCTTATTCTGGGAGGTGATGGCTCCAGTCTTCTTCGAGATGTCTGATATTTACGATGAAGGCGGATTTAAGGGAGTCCCCGACGCGATGAATTTCTTGGTGAATGGAATTTTTGCGATCGCGGGTCGTCCAATTTACCACCACGTTTATATTCGCGGCGAACGCTACGAAATTATTCCTAAATCAAAAGGGTTTACCTGGCTTTACGAAGCGGCGTTACCTTATGTTGAAGCTGTTTTCTACCGCACCTCTCCTTTCCGTGGAACGAAATCATATAATGCCCAAGCCGGACAAATTCCTACTGAACAAAAAGATTTTCACTATGGTGTTTTATATGCAGATAAATTCCCTGTAGGTACGGCTGGTATTCCACCTACGTTGTTAGCACAAGATATGTATCATTTCTTGCCTCAATATCTTCGAGATTATTACCAGCAGCACTGTCGAGGCGAAGATGATATTTTAGTGCAATTGGGTATTACGTTCCAGCGATCGATGTACTGCGTAACTTCGGCAGTTATTCAAGCGTTGAGGACTGCATTGTTATATCCGTTAGACGATCCAAATCCAAAACATTTGCAAGCAAATCGAGAGTTTTTTGAAAAGCAAATTAATCGCTTCTGTCGTCCAGAATTTGATATGAGAAATGCGGCACGTTTGCGGCAAATTCAGACTGCGGATTATCGCTAG
- a CDS encoding NAD(P)H-quinone oxidoreductase subunit F has translation MADTFLQTIWLVPIYALIGAISTIPWSPGIIRRTGPRPAAYINLVTTAIAFTHALIALSASWNKPAQYLYFSWLHVANFDFTIAVEVSSLTVGAIALVTGLNVLAIVFAIGYLEMDWGWARFHVMMALFEAGMCALVLCNSLFFSYFILEILTLCTYLLLGFWFSQPLVVTGARDAFLTKRVGDLFLLMGVLALYPLAGTWDFSELARWAQTANVNPTAIALVCLALIAGPMGKCAVFPLHLWLDEAMEGPVPATILRNSVVVATGAWVLVKLQPVLALSPFALSFATFIGAVTAVGASLIVIAQVDVKRALSYSVSAYMGLVFVAVGTGQTQAALLLVFTHAVAISLLVMSTGGVVWNSITQDLRLYGGLWSRRPISAIAFIVGAAGLVAFPPLGGFWALLQIADGLWTTQPLLVGVILVTNALTAFSVTRVFCLMFGNKPKPMTVRSPEVHWPMMLPMTILMGFVMHAPLVLQSLSLLPEWAYINKDVALLLIWSTIFGCSISAVVYLSPLVPKPVTLPWKPLQDFFAYDLYTANLYRVTIVFGVAVVSRLIALIDRYLVDGIVNLVGLVSIFGGETLKYSTSGQSQFYALTILLGVCLLGTIVGWPLLSHMELSFSF, from the coding sequence ATGGCTGACACCTTCCTCCAAACCATCTGGTTAGTTCCCATTTATGCCCTGATAGGGGCAATTTCGACTATTCCTTGGTCACCGGGAATTATTCGACGCACGGGACCCCGCCCAGCAGCATATATTAACTTGGTAACGACTGCTATTGCTTTCACCCATGCTTTAATTGCCCTGAGCGCATCTTGGAACAAACCAGCTCAATACTTATATTTTTCCTGGTTGCACGTAGCCAATTTTGACTTTACGATCGCCGTAGAAGTTTCTTCACTTACGGTAGGTGCGATCGCTTTAGTTACAGGCTTAAACGTGCTGGCGATCGTCTTTGCGATCGGCTATTTAGAAATGGACTGGGGGTGGGCGCGTTTCCACGTCATGATGGCGCTGTTTGAAGCCGGGATGTGCGCCTTAGTACTATGTAACTCCCTGTTCTTCAGCTACTTTATTCTAGAAATTCTCACCCTGTGTACTTATTTGTTACTAGGCTTCTGGTTCAGTCAGCCATTGGTAGTCACCGGAGCAAGAGACGCTTTTTTGACCAAACGGGTAGGCGATTTGTTTCTATTGATGGGGGTACTTGCCCTATATCCCCTCGCTGGAACTTGGGATTTCTCAGAACTTGCACGATGGGCGCAAACAGCTAACGTCAACCCCACAGCGATCGCGTTAGTGTGCTTGGCTCTGATTGCCGGTCCAATGGGTAAATGCGCCGTATTTCCACTGCACTTATGGCTGGACGAGGCAATGGAAGGTCCCGTACCAGCAACGATTTTGCGTAATTCCGTAGTTGTAGCAACAGGTGCTTGGGTACTCGTGAAACTTCAGCCAGTCCTGGCACTTTCGCCTTTCGCCCTATCTTTTGCCACATTCATCGGTGCGGTGACAGCCGTAGGTGCTTCTTTGATTGTCATCGCTCAAGTTGATGTCAAGCGCGCTTTGTCATATTCTGTCAGTGCCTACATGGGTTTGGTATTTGTGGCTGTAGGTACGGGACAAACTCAAGCCGCACTACTGTTAGTGTTCACCCATGCCGTAGCAATTTCACTGCTCGTCATGAGTACGGGTGGTGTGGTCTGGAATAGTATTACTCAGGATCTCCGCCTTTATGGAGGTTTGTGGTCGCGCCGACCGATTTCAGCTATTGCCTTTATTGTTGGTGCAGCCGGATTAGTAGCTTTTCCACCCTTGGGCGGATTTTGGGCATTGCTGCAAATCGCAGATGGATTGTGGACAACTCAGCCTTTGCTAGTCGGAGTAATTTTAGTCACGAATGCGCTGACAGCTTTCAGCGTCACTAGGGTATTTTGTCTCATGTTTGGCAATAAACCCAAGCCAATGACCGTGCGATCGCCTGAAGTTCATTGGCCTATGATGTTGCCAATGACAATCTTAATGGGTTTTGTCATGCACGCTCCGTTAGTATTGCAAAGCTTATCGTTACTGCCAGAATGGGCATACATCAACAAAGATGTAGCTTTGTTATTAATTTGGTCTACGATTTTTGGGTGCAGTATCTCAGCTGTCGTTTACCTCTCACCCTTGGTTCCAAAACCAGTCACGCTACCTTGGAAACCACTGCAAGACTTTTTCGCCTACGACCTCTATACAGCTAACTTGTATCGGGTAACGATTGTATTTGGAGTAGCCGTAGTTTCTCGCCTCATTGCTCTGATCGATCGCTACTTAGTTGATGGGATTGTAAATTTAGTTGGCTTAGTCTCGATTTTTGGAGGCGAAACCCTAAAATATAGCACTTCTGGACAATCGCAATTCTACGCCTTAACCATCTTGCTAGGCGTTTGTTTGCTAGGCACGATCGTCGGCTGGCCCCTCCTATCCCACATGGAACTCAGTTTTTCATTCTGA
- a CDS encoding GNAT family N-acetyltransferase — protein sequence MEVFQAKIEHLEPIAILFDQYRVFYRQASDLATAKIFLQERLQKHDSVIFVASDGQIVGFTQLYPSFSSVSMQRIWILNDLFVVATHRRQGIAKLLLTAAKQYAQETGAIRMTLATQISNLSAQALYESLGYTRDEEFYHYSLRVSE from the coding sequence ATGGAAGTTTTTCAGGCTAAAATCGAGCATCTTGAACCGATAGCTATACTATTTGACCAATATCGCGTTTTTTATCGACAAGCATCGGACTTGGCAACTGCAAAGATTTTTCTGCAAGAACGATTGCAAAAACACGATTCTGTCATCTTTGTTGCAAGCGATGGACAAATCGTCGGATTTACTCAGCTTTACCCCAGTTTTTCCTCAGTATCGATGCAACGAATTTGGATTTTGAACGATCTATTCGTCGTCGCAACGCATCGTAGACAAGGAATTGCCAAATTATTGCTGACAGCAGCAAAGCAGTATGCTCAAGAAACTGGAGCAATCAGAATGACTCTCGCCACACAAATTTCTAATCTCTCAGCACAAGCTTTGTATGAATCACTCGGATATACCAGAGATGAAGAGTTTTATCACTATTCGTTGAGAGTGAGTGAGTAA
- a CDS encoding HAD-IA family hydrolase, producing the protein MTQIVRSTMDSELSDVKQPKVIFLDAVGTMFGVKGSVGEVYAQIAQPFGVTVAADRVNTAFYQSFKTAPPPVFPGKQPEEIPQCEFEWWEAIARNTFQKAECLDSFTDFSGYFSQLYVHFSTAKPWVLYPDVLQALQSWQKLGIELGVLSNFDSRLHSVLQALDLSKFFTSVTISTEVGAAKPDPQIFAAALDKHQCSANLAWHVGDSLQEDYHGAKAAGLRAVWLQRRSVIGYQKES; encoded by the coding sequence ATGACACAAATCGTAAGAAGCACGATGGATAGCGAACTGAGTGATGTCAAGCAACCTAAAGTTATTTTTCTCGATGCTGTCGGGACAATGTTTGGAGTTAAAGGCAGTGTTGGTGAAGTGTACGCTCAGATCGCACAACCATTTGGCGTTACCGTAGCAGCAGATCGTGTCAACACTGCTTTCTATCAAAGTTTCAAAACTGCACCACCACCTGTATTTCCTGGCAAGCAGCCAGAGGAAATTCCTCAATGCGAATTTGAATGGTGGGAAGCGATCGCGCGAAATACTTTTCAAAAAGCTGAATGTTTAGATAGTTTTACCGATTTTTCTGGCTATTTCAGCCAACTGTACGTACATTTTTCCACAGCAAAACCGTGGGTACTTTATCCCGACGTGCTACAAGCATTGCAATCTTGGCAGAAATTAGGCATTGAGTTAGGGGTGTTGTCTAATTTCGATTCACGCTTGCATTCGGTTTTACAAGCTTTGGATTTATCCAAGTTTTTCACTTCCGTAACAATTTCTACCGAAGTTGGTGCGGCTAAACCCGATCCACAAATTTTTGCTGCTGCTTTAGACAAACATCAATGTTCGGCAAATTTGGCTTGGCACGTAGGCGACAGCTTACAAGAAGATTATCATGGTGCGAAAGCTGCTGGACTGCGGGCAGTTTGGTTGCAAAGACGATCGGTTATCGGTTATCAGAAGGAGTCGTAG